A stretch of the Vitis vinifera cultivar Pinot Noir 40024 chromosome 16, ASM3070453v1 genome encodes the following:
- the LOC104882036 gene encoding uncharacterized protein LOC104882036, which produces MMRSMRAVLVLVVAVLVCIWGNIHLASADISPTGCKEERKLAGNACQPVLYGKDPSANCCQCVRVTHVECICPYVSPKVASIIRAYGLKKLIKKIEGCGRAVPHNFKCGSITTP; this is translated from the exons ATGATGAGAAGCATGAGGGCAGTTCTGGTGCTGGTGGTTGCAGTCTTAGTATGCATCTGGGGGAATATTCACTTGGCGAGCGCAGACATAAGCCCCACCGGGTGCAAAGAGGAGAGGAAACTCGCTGGTAACGCGTGCCAGCCAGTGCTCTATGGGAAAGACCCATCTGCAAACTGCTGCCAGTGTGTTCGAGTTACCCATGTTGAGTGTATATGCCCCTACGTCTCTCCCAAGGTCGCTTCCATCATTCGAGCCTATGGTCTTAAAAAGCTCattaagaaaattgaagggTGTGGAAGGGCAGTTCCTCACAATTTCAAGTGTGGGA GTATCACTACTCCATGA